Proteins from one Oncorhynchus tshawytscha isolate Ot180627B linkage group LG16, Otsh_v2.0, whole genome shotgun sequence genomic window:
- the LOC112215944 gene encoding DENN domain-containing protein 2D isoform X2 has product MSGDEVQRRIRKTHGLKHTKQRWSEQPQSAANGKEKDALSFDLSTVQPSEGERGAIKRLSTMWSSFRGKHDKDRVMKEPPLQESLEPAPVDTPAKEQRYMSGQYFFEYLVVVSLKKSKEGAYEPQITYQFPKRDGMVRFQREEEEKTLKAITLFCFPEGINWAPLTEYHSETFSFVLTEIDGSRRNGYCRRLLPHGNGARPPEAYCIISRLACFGLFSKIFDEVEKRRQISMAMIYPFMQSLREAAFPAPGNTVKIKSFIPDKGTEIISLTRPLDSWLEHVDFRTLFRCLTDEEVLLVFAAAVMERRIVFIAEELSTLSQVIHAVVALLYPFTWQHTFISIVPEILIDVVMAPTPYLLGVQKRLLEQVTDQSDLLVVDLSEDKGDTFLVRSGDEKSILPPKLQDEILQALRNRKEEATVEELNTVVSEAFLPFFVKTVGHFASYVTRKGRGQPGVFQSRAFYKAIESKTTRHFVKKFLQTQMFDLFIQELEQQQPASPQQGIFHKKIVEYQEKKKKEKAKKR; this is encoded by the exons GTGAGCAACCTCAAAGCGCCGCCAATGGGAAAGAGAAAGACGCCCTGTCATTTGACCTCA GCACCGTCCAACCCAGCGAGGGTGAGAGAGGTGCCATCAAGAGGCTAAGCACCATGTGGTCCTCATTCCGGGGCAAACACGACAAAGACC GGGTGATGAAGGAGCCACCCCTTCAGGAGTCTTTGGAGCCAGCTCCGGTGGACACCCCAGCCAAGGAGCAGCGCTACATGAGTGGGCAGTACTTCTTTGAGTACTTGGTTGTGGTCAGCCTCAAGAAATCCAAAGAGGGGGCCTACGAGCCACAGATCACCTACCAGTTCCCCAAA AGGGATGGGATGGTGAGAttccaaagagaggaagaggaaaagacCCTGAAGGCCATCACACTCTTCTGTTTCCCTGAGGGCATCAACTGGGCCCCCCTAACAGAGTACCACAG TGAGACATTCTCATTTGTCTTGACTGAGATCGACGGCAGCAGAAGGAACGGATACTGTAGGAGGCTACTG CCCCACGGCAACGGCGCTCGCCCACCTGAGGCCTACTGCATCATTAGCAGGTTGGCTTGTTTCGGACTGTTCTCCAAG ATCTTTGACGAGGTGGAGAAGCGGCGCCAGATCTCCATGGCGATGATCTACCCGTTCATGCAAAGCCTGAGGGAGGCGGCGTTCCCCGCCCCAGGCAACACAGTCAAGATCAAGAGCTTCATCCCCGACAAAGGCACTGAG ATCATCAGTCTGACACGGCCGCTGGACTCGTGGCTAGAGCATGTGGACTTCCGCACACTCTTTCGCTGCTTGACCGATGAGGAGGTCCTGCTCGTGTTCGCTGCCGCCGTTATGGAGCGACGCATCGTCTTCATAGCGGAGGAGCTCAG CACCCTGTCCCAGGTGATCCACGCCGTGGTCGCCCTGCTCTACCCCTTCACCTGGCAGCACACCTTCATCTCCATCGTCCCCGAGATCCTCATTGACGTGGTCATGGCCCCCACCCCCTACCTGCTGGGAGTGCAGAAGCGGCTCCTGGAACAGGTCACGGACCAGAGCGAC CTGCTTGTTGTGGACTTGTCAGAGGATAAGGGGGACACTTTCCTAGTTCGA AGCGGAGATGAGAAGTCTATTCTGCCCCCTAAGCTCCAAGATGAAATACTGCAGGCACTAAGAAATAGGAAAGAAGAAGCCA CTGTGGAGGAGCTGAACACGGTGGTCTCGGAAGCCTTCCTGCCCTTCTTCGTGAAGACTGTCGGCCATTTTGCCTCATACGTGACGCGGAAAGGAAGAGGGCAGCCGGGGGTGTTTCAGAGCAGGGCCTTCTACAAGGCCATCGAGTCCAAGACCACGCGGCACTTTGTCAAGAAGTTCCTCCAGACCCAGATGTTTGACCTGTTTATCCAAGAGttggagcagcagcagccagcGAGCCCCCAGCAAG GGATTTTCCACAAAAAGATTGTTGAATACCaggaaaagaagaaaaaagagaAGGCAAAGAAGAGATAG